The Streptomyces sp. Mut1 genome window below encodes:
- a CDS encoding AI-2E family transporter, giving the protein MPAWLPRAMVLALALYACFRLGSWAFDQLIGLLINVLIAFFLALAIEPAVSRMSAGGMRRGLATFLVFLVVLIAGAGFVVMLGSMLAGQIVDMVDDFPKYLDSVINWVNQSFNTELSRVEVQDSLLHSDWLQKYVQNSATGVLDVSTTVLGGLFRLLTIFLFSFYFAADGPRLRRALCSVLPPARQAEVLRAWEIAVAKTGGYLYSRGLMALISGIAHYILLAALEVPYAPALAIWVGLVSQFIPTIGTYLAGALPMLIAFTVEPWYAIWVLGFVVVYQQFENYVLQPKLTARTVDIHPAVAFGSVIAGTALMGAVGALIAIPAVATLQAFLGAYVKRYDVTDDPRVQGGRPGVRGEPLWTRLRRPATTPAAPGGREPEAGVSEGTREP; this is encoded by the coding sequence ATGCCCGCCTGGCTGCCGCGCGCCATGGTGCTCGCGCTGGCGCTCTACGCCTGCTTCCGGCTCGGCAGCTGGGCGTTCGACCAGCTCATCGGCCTGCTGATCAATGTGCTGATCGCCTTCTTCCTGGCGCTCGCCATCGAGCCCGCCGTGAGCCGGATGTCGGCCGGCGGCATGCGCCGGGGGCTCGCGACCTTCCTGGTCTTCCTCGTCGTGCTGATCGCCGGGGCCGGTTTCGTGGTCATGCTCGGCTCGATGCTCGCGGGCCAGATCGTCGACATGGTGGACGACTTCCCGAAGTATCTCGACTCGGTGATCAACTGGGTCAACCAGAGCTTCAACACGGAGCTGTCCCGGGTCGAGGTCCAGGACAGCCTGCTGCATTCCGACTGGTTGCAGAAGTACGTACAGAACAGCGCGACCGGTGTCCTCGACGTGTCCACCACGGTCCTCGGCGGCCTCTTCAGGCTGCTGACGATCTTCCTGTTCTCGTTCTACTTCGCGGCCGACGGCCCCAGGCTGCGCCGCGCCCTGTGCTCCGTACTGCCCCCAGCCCGCCAGGCCGAGGTGCTGCGGGCCTGGGAGATCGCGGTCGCCAAGACCGGCGGTTATCTCTACTCGCGCGGCCTGATGGCGCTCATCTCCGGGATCGCGCACTACATCCTGCTGGCCGCCCTCGAAGTGCCGTACGCACCCGCGCTCGCGATCTGGGTCGGGCTCGTCTCCCAGTTCATCCCCACGATCGGCACCTATCTCGCGGGCGCCCTGCCGATGCTGATCGCGTTCACCGTCGAACCCTGGTACGCGATCTGGGTCCTCGGCTTCGTCGTGGTGTACCAGCAGTTCGAGAACTACGTGCTGCAGCCCAAGCTGACCGCCAGGACGGTCGACATCCACCCCGCGGTGGCGTTCGGCTCGGTCATCGCGGGTACGGCGCTGATGGGCGCCGTCGGCGCGCTGATCGCCATCCCGGCCGTGGCCACGCTCCAGGCCTTCCTCGGCGCCTACGTGAAGCGGTACGACGTCACGGACGACCCGCGCGTCCAGGGCGGCCGTCCCGGCGTGCGGGGAGAACCCCTCTGGACGCGCCTGCGACGGCCGGCGACCACCCCCGCGGCCCCCGGAGGCCGGGAGCCGGAGGCCGGGGTGTCGGAGGGCACACGGGAGCCGTAG
- the recA gene encoding recombinase RecA: MAGTDREKALDAALAQIERQFGKGAVMRLGKRPNEPIEVIPTGSTALDVALGVGGLPRGRVVEVYGPESSGKTTLTLHAVANAQKLGGSVAFIDAEHALDPEYAKKLGVDIDSLILSQPDNGEQALEIVDMLVRSGALDLIVIDSVAALVPRAEIEGEMGDSHVGLQARLMSQALRKITSALNQSKTTAIFINQLREKIGVMFGSPETTTGGRALKFYASVRLDIRRIETLKDGTDAVGNRTRVKVVKNKVAPPFKQAEFDILYGQGISREGGLIDMGVEHGFVRKAGAWYTYEGDQLGQGKENARNFLKDNPDLANEIEKKILVKLGVGVQPEDASAESGADAAGAAAPADAAAKPATAPAGKTKPAKAAAAKS, translated from the coding sequence ATGGCAGGAACCGACCGCGAGAAGGCGCTGGACGCCGCACTCGCACAGATTGAACGGCAATTCGGCAAGGGCGCGGTGATGCGCCTCGGCAAGCGGCCGAACGAGCCCATCGAGGTGATTCCCACCGGGTCCACCGCGCTCGACGTCGCGCTCGGCGTCGGCGGTCTGCCGCGCGGCCGTGTGGTGGAGGTGTACGGACCGGAGTCCTCCGGTAAGACGACGCTGACGCTGCACGCGGTGGCGAACGCACAGAAGCTCGGCGGCTCGGTGGCCTTCATCGACGCGGAGCACGCTCTCGACCCCGAGTACGCGAAGAAGCTCGGCGTCGACATCGACAGCCTCATCCTGTCCCAGCCGGACAACGGCGAGCAGGCCCTGGAGATCGTCGACATGCTGGTCCGCTCGGGCGCTCTCGACCTGATCGTCATCGACTCCGTGGCGGCCCTCGTGCCGCGCGCGGAGATCGAGGGTGAGATGGGCGACTCGCACGTGGGCCTCCAGGCCCGTCTGATGAGCCAGGCGCTCCGGAAGATCACCAGCGCGCTCAACCAGTCCAAGACCACCGCGATCTTCATCAACCAGCTCCGCGAGAAGATCGGTGTGATGTTCGGCTCGCCGGAGACCACCACCGGTGGCCGCGCGCTCAAGTTCTACGCCTCGGTGCGCCTCGACATCCGCCGGATCGAGACGCTCAAGGACGGCACCGACGCCGTCGGCAACCGCACCCGCGTCAAGGTCGTCAAGAACAAGGTCGCGCCGCCCTTCAAGCAGGCCGAGTTCGACATCCTCTACGGCCAGGGCATCAGCCGCGAGGGCGGCCTGATCGACATGGGCGTGGAGCACGGCTTCGTCCGCAAGGCCGGCGCCTGGTACACGTACGAGGGGGACCAGCTCGGCCAGGGCAAGGAGAACGCCCGCAACTTCCTCAAGGACAACCCCGACCTCGCCAACGAGATCGAGAAGAAGATCCTGGTGAAGCTGGGCGTCGGGGTCCAGCCCGAGGACGCCTCCGCCGAGTCCGGTGCGGACGCGGCAGGCGCGGCGGCCCCGGCCGACGCGGCTGCGAAGCCGGCGACCGCTCCGGCCGGCAAGACCAAGCCGGCCAAGGCGGCCGCGGCCAAGAGCTAG
- the recX gene encoding recombination regulator RecX encodes MTRRTEWPDSAADPGAGSGFGEGAGRRSRSRPSDSGSPSSSRAEKGEPRDPVEQARNICLRLLTGTPRTRKQLADALRKREIPDEAAEEVLSRFEDVGLIDDAAFAGAWVESRHHGRGLARRALVRELRTKGVDATVIDEAVGQLDSEQEEATARELVARKLRSTRGLDRDRRLRRLAAMLARKGYGEGMALRVVRRALEEEGEDTEGLDEPF; translated from the coding sequence GTGACGCGTCGTACGGAGTGGCCGGACAGCGCCGCCGACCCCGGCGCGGGCTCCGGGTTCGGTGAGGGGGCGGGACGCCGTTCCCGCTCCCGGCCCAGTGACAGCGGTTCCCCCTCCTCGTCGAGGGCCGAGAAGGGGGAACCGCGCGACCCGGTCGAGCAGGCACGCAACATCTGCCTGCGGCTGCTCACCGGCACACCGCGCACCCGTAAACAGCTCGCGGACGCCCTGCGCAAGCGGGAGATCCCGGACGAGGCGGCCGAGGAAGTCCTCTCCCGCTTCGAGGACGTCGGGCTGATCGACGACGCCGCGTTCGCCGGTGCCTGGGTGGAGTCCCGGCATCACGGCCGCGGTCTCGCCCGCCGCGCGCTCGTCCGCGAGCTGCGGACCAAGGGTGTGGACGCCACGGTGATCGACGAAGCCGTCGGGCAGCTCGACTCCGAGCAGGAGGAGGCGACCGCACGGGAGCTGGTCGCCCGCAAGCTCCGGTCCACCCGGGGGCTGGACCGCGACAGACGACTGCGCCGCCTCGCGGCGATGCTCGCCCGCAAGGGGTACGGCGAGGGGATGGCCCTGCGCGTGGTGCGCCGGGCTCTGGAGGAAGAGGGGGAAGACACGGAGGGG